Proteins encoded within one genomic window of Veillonellales bacterium:
- a CDS encoding LysR family transcriptional regulator, giving the protein MEDRDWLIVRTLHQQKNITKTAQALFISQPAMTARLRHIETEFGVKIVQRTTKGVQFTPEGDFLAKSAAKILAEMRDIKNEVMNLSSAVAGTLTIGASNYLTTYTLPYLLRLFKQQHPNVEFKVTTTWSKDVFSLAYNQNVHVGFVSIDYGGFNEKHLLYEEPICIASVNQVNLEELPFLPRIDYQTDHLLKAQIDKWWRENFSHPPSVSMQVDKVATCKEMVRFGLGYAIMPSRICDDVQGIQKINLTDKTGNELTRKTWMIYNQESAAINLVRIFVDFVKNLTL; this is encoded by the coding sequence TTGGAAGACCGTGACTGGCTTATTGTGCGCACTCTCCATCAGCAAAAAAACATTACAAAGACGGCCCAGGCTTTGTTTATTTCCCAGCCGGCTATGACCGCCCGTTTACGGCATATTGAAACCGAATTCGGCGTTAAAATCGTACAGCGAACGACGAAAGGCGTCCAGTTTACCCCGGAAGGGGATTTTCTAGCAAAATCGGCAGCCAAAATATTGGCTGAAATGCGCGATATCAAAAATGAAGTGATGAATTTGTCCAGTGCTGTTGCCGGTACGTTAACCATCGGCGCGTCAAACTACCTGACCACCTATACTTTGCCTTACCTGCTGCGGCTTTTTAAACAGCAGCATCCCAATGTGGAGTTTAAAGTGACCACCACCTGGAGTAAAGATGTATTCAGTCTTGCCTACAACCAAAACGTCCATGTCGGCTTCGTCAGCATTGACTACGGCGGATTCAACGAAAAACATTTATTATATGAGGAGCCGATTTGTATTGCCTCCGTCAACCAGGTGAATCTGGAAGAACTCCCCTTCTTACCCCGAATTGATTATCAAACCGATCATTTGTTAAAAGCTCAAATTGACAAATGGTGGCGGGAAAACTTTTCCCATCCCCCTTCCGTCAGCATGCAGGTCGACAAAGTAGCTACCTGCAAAGAAATGGTTCGCTTTGGCTTAGGCTACGCCATCATGCCTTCCCGGATTTGCGATGACGTACAGGGGATTCAAAAAATCAACCTCACCGATAAAACCGGAAACGAGCTGACACGAAAAACCTGGATGATTTATAACCAGGAATCCGCAGCGATCAATTTAGTCAGAATCTTTGTGGATTTTGTTAAAAATCTGACGCTTTAG
- a CDS encoding anion permease — translation MGKKFFSGKSFAALLTVGIVVVLWFVPVPQGLTPQAWHLFAIFMGTVVGFILQPLAAGSVALIAIVLTALTGTLKFSQVLTAFSGGTVWLIVSAFILARAFIITGLGKRISYLVMRAFGDSSLKLVYSLAISDVIIGPAIPSNSARAGGLVYPIVASLSEAFDSHPGASARRIGAYLITSVFHLDLVVSAMFMTAMVGNPMAAAIAKKVLDVDITWISWFVAAVVPGVIALITIPYVLYKIYPPEIKNTPEAKKMADDVLKKMGPMSKGEKVLLVVFIMLLGLWATTQFTKLDGTLIAFMGLCILLATKVLTWDNVIKETKAWDTLIWVGSVILLSDYLNKLGFIGWFAKILENQMVGVSMIAAVVLSFVIYLYSHYFFASMSAHVTAMYAALITLGVAAGAPGFISAFVVAIAANVCGCLTHFGTGPAPVYFGAGYVDQKTWWKLGFIVSLMHIVIWVGIGGAWWKVLGYW, via the coding sequence ATGGGAAAAAAATTCTTCTCCGGCAAATCATTTGCCGCCTTACTAACAGTCGGCATCGTTGTGGTGCTATGGTTCGTACCGGTGCCCCAGGGGCTTACACCCCAGGCCTGGCATCTGTTTGCTATTTTTATGGGTACTGTGGTCGGTTTTATTTTGCAGCCTTTAGCTGCCGGTTCGGTCGCTTTGATCGCTATTGTATTGACGGCGCTGACCGGTACTCTAAAATTCAGTCAAGTATTGACGGCGTTCAGCGGCGGTACAGTGTGGCTGATCGTTTCCGCGTTTATTTTAGCCCGGGCATTTATTATTACCGGGCTGGGCAAGCGCATATCCTATCTGGTCATGCGTGCATTCGGCGACAGCAGTCTGAAATTAGTTTATTCCCTGGCTATCAGCGATGTAATTATCGGTCCGGCCATTCCCTCTAATTCGGCCCGGGCCGGCGGACTCGTTTACCCGATTGTCGCCAGCCTGAGCGAGGCCTTTGACTCTCATCCGGGAGCATCAGCCCGGCGGATTGGCGCGTATCTTATCACCTCGGTATTTCACCTTGACTTAGTTGTTTCCGCCATGTTTATGACTGCCATGGTAGGCAATCCGATGGCTGCCGCAATAGCCAAAAAAGTTTTGGATGTCGATATCACCTGGATCAGCTGGTTTGTAGCGGCAGTCGTCCCCGGTGTCATCGCCCTCATTACCATTCCTTATGTTTTATATAAAATTTATCCGCCGGAAATTAAAAATACGCCCGAAGCCAAAAAAATGGCCGATGATGTATTAAAGAAAATGGGTCCCATGTCCAAAGGCGAAAAAGTTTTATTGGTCGTATTCATTATGCTGCTGGGATTATGGGCAACAACCCAGTTCACCAAACTAGATGGTACATTGATTGCTTTTATGGGATTGTGCATCCTGCTGGCGACAAAAGTTCTCACCTGGGATAACGTGATTAAAGAAACCAAGGCCTGGGATACTCTGATTTGGGTCGGCAGTGTGATTCTCTTGTCGGATTACCTCAATAAACTTGGCTTCATCGGCTGGTTTGCCAAAATACTGGAGAATCAAATGGTTGGCGTAAGCATGATAGCCGCAGTTGTCCTGTCCTTCGTGATTTACTTATACAGCCATTACTTCTTTGCCAGCATGTCGGCTCACGTAACAGCCATGTACGCTGCTTTGATTACTCTGGGTGTTGCCGCCGGCGCACCGGGCTTTATTTCGGCCTTTGTCGTTGCTATTGCCGCTAATGTCTGCGGCTGTTTAACTCATTTTGGCACAGGTCCGGCACCTGTTTATTTTGGCGCCGGTTATGTTGACCAAAAAACCTGGTGGAAACTGGGCTTTATCGTATCGCTTATGCATATTGTAATCTGGGTCGGTATCGGCGGTGCCTGGTGGAAAGTTCTCGGCTATTGGTAA